The Longimicrobium sp. genome includes a window with the following:
- the ruvA gene encoding Holliday junction branch migration protein RuvA produces the protein MISRIRGELLLRDLERVEVMTASGVAYEIHIPTTVFERLPRVGEPVTLRTYHLVREDAQMLFGFLDEVERTIFTRLISASGVGPRLALALLSAMSAEMLVRSIRDRNVAALTAVSGVGKKTAERISVELSNKLDDLAFAPSPLAARTPGVEEALRALVALGITQGDADRAVRAVVTEQGSGLTAPELIRHALARATSK, from the coding sequence ATGATCTCCCGCATCCGCGGTGAGCTGCTGCTGCGCGACCTGGAGCGCGTGGAGGTGATGACGGCCAGCGGCGTCGCGTACGAGATCCACATCCCCACCACCGTGTTCGAGCGGCTGCCGCGCGTGGGCGAGCCGGTGACGCTGCGCACCTACCACCTGGTGCGCGAGGACGCGCAGATGCTGTTCGGCTTCCTGGACGAGGTGGAGCGCACGATCTTCACGCGCCTGATCTCCGCGTCGGGGGTGGGGCCGCGGCTGGCGCTGGCGCTGCTCTCGGCCATGAGCGCGGAGATGCTGGTGCGCTCCATCCGCGACCGCAACGTGGCGGCCCTCACCGCGGTCAGCGGGGTGGGAAAGAAGACCGCCGAGCGCATCTCGGTGGAGCTGTCGAACAAGCTCGACGACCTGGCCTTCGCGCCCAGTCCGCTGGCGGCGCGCACGCCGGGGGTGGAGGAAGCGCTGCGGGCCCTGGTCGCGCTCGGCATCACGCAGGGCGACGCGGACCGCGCGGTGCGCGCCGTGGTCACCGAGCAGGGCTCCGGCCTCACCGCCCCCGAGCTGATCCGCCACGCCCTGGCCCGCGCCACGTCGAAGTGA
- the queA gene encoding tRNA preQ1(34) S-adenosylmethionine ribosyltransferase-isomerase QueA, whose protein sequence is MSERGFRTSDYDFHLPPGQIAQAPAERRDASRLLVVDRATGGLAHRVFADLAEYIPAGDALVVNETRVFPARLLGRRASGAEAEVLLLTPHGGDEKLWTALVRPGAKLKPGRTVEVSGELRVEIVESTPGGERIVRLVTDLPLAEALDRYGEVPLPPYVQHRATEEDRERYQTVYARERGSVAAPTAGLHFTPELMAALEAKGVRIVRLVLHVGVGTFRPVETDDPAEHRMHSEWYHVPREAADALNAVRAAGGAIWAVGTTVTRTLETVADEAGVIHAGEGWTDIFIRPLYRFRAVDHLITNFHLPKSTLMMLVAAFAGYELTMQAYAEAVERGYRFFSYGDAMVIV, encoded by the coding sequence ATGAGCGAGCGCGGCTTCCGCACCTCCGACTACGACTTCCACCTCCCGCCCGGGCAGATCGCGCAGGCGCCGGCCGAGCGCCGCGACGCCAGCCGCCTGCTGGTCGTCGACCGCGCGACGGGCGGGCTGGCGCACCGCGTGTTCGCCGACCTGGCGGAGTACATTCCCGCGGGCGACGCGCTGGTGGTGAACGAGACGCGCGTCTTTCCCGCGCGCCTGCTGGGCCGCCGCGCGAGCGGCGCCGAGGCCGAGGTGCTGCTGCTGACGCCACACGGGGGAGATGAGAAGCTGTGGACGGCGCTCGTCCGCCCCGGCGCCAAGCTGAAGCCCGGCCGCACGGTGGAGGTGTCCGGCGAGCTGCGCGTGGAGATCGTGGAGAGCACGCCCGGCGGCGAGCGCATCGTGCGGCTGGTGACCGACCTGCCGCTGGCCGAGGCGCTGGACCGCTACGGCGAGGTGCCGCTGCCGCCGTACGTGCAGCACCGCGCCACCGAGGAGGACCGCGAGCGCTACCAGACCGTCTACGCCCGCGAGCGCGGCTCGGTTGCCGCACCGACGGCGGGGCTGCACTTCACCCCCGAGCTGATGGCCGCGCTGGAGGCGAAGGGCGTGCGCATCGTCCGCCTGGTGCTGCACGTGGGCGTCGGCACCTTCCGTCCGGTGGAGACCGACGACCCCGCCGAGCACCGCATGCACAGCGAGTGGTACCACGTCCCGCGCGAGGCCGCCGACGCGCTGAACGCCGTCCGCGCGGCCGGCGGCGCCATCTGGGCCGTCGGCACCACCGTCACGCGCACGCTGGAGACGGTCGCGGACGAGGCGGGCGTCATCCACGCGGGCGAGGGGTGGACGGACATCTTCATCCGCCCCCTGTACCGCTTCCGCGCCGTAGACCACCTCATCACCAACTTCCACCTCCCCAAGTCCACGCTGATGATGCTCGTAGCCGCGTTCGCAGGTTACGAGCTGACAATGCAGGCGTACGCTGAGGCGGTGGAGCGCGGCTACCGCTTCTTCTCGTATGGCGATGCGATGGTGATCGTCTGA
- a CDS encoding YebC/PmpR family DNA-binding transcriptional regulator has protein sequence MAGHSKWKQIKRKKAITDNKRAANWTKLIREITVAAKAGGGDPAGNPRLRLAIDTARAANMPNENIDRAIKKGTGELEGVNYEEITYEAYGPGGVAIMIESLTDNGNRTVADIRRWLSRNGGNLGTTGSVAWMFDRRGEITLDGDRYDEDTVTEAALEADALDVRSEEGTLTVLTEPTGLHAVQDALRAKGIEWESAELAMVPKNMVNVAGGEADTLVKLLELLEDLDDVQKVYTNADLDVDSLAEV, from the coding sequence GTGGCCGGGCATAGCAAGTGGAAGCAGATCAAGCGCAAGAAGGCGATCACCGACAACAAGCGCGCCGCCAACTGGACCAAGCTGATCCGTGAGATCACCGTGGCCGCCAAGGCCGGCGGCGGCGACCCGGCCGGCAACCCGCGCCTCCGCCTGGCCATCGACACGGCCCGCGCCGCCAACATGCCCAACGAGAACATCGACCGCGCCATCAAGAAGGGCACGGGCGAGCTCGAGGGCGTGAACTACGAGGAGATCACGTACGAGGCGTACGGCCCCGGCGGCGTGGCCATCATGATCGAGTCGCTGACCGACAACGGGAACCGCACCGTGGCCGACATCCGCCGCTGGCTGTCGCGCAACGGCGGCAACCTGGGGACGACCGGCTCGGTGGCGTGGATGTTCGACCGCCGCGGCGAGATCACCCTCGACGGCGACCGCTACGACGAGGACACGGTGACCGAGGCCGCGCTCGAGGCCGACGCGCTGGACGTGCGCTCCGAGGAGGGCACGCTCACGGTGCTGACCGAGCCCACCGGGCTGCACGCCGTGCAGGACGCGCTGCGCGCCAAGGGGATCGAGTGGGAGAGCGCCGAGCTGGCGATGGTGCCGAAGAACATGGTGAACGTGGCGGGCGGCGAGGCCGACACGCTGGTGAAGCTGCTGGAGCTGCTGGAGGACCTGGACGACGTGCAGAAGGTGTACACCAACGCCGACCTGGATGTCGACAGCCTCGCCGAGGTCTGA
- the ruvB gene encoding Holliday junction branch migration DNA helicase RuvB, whose product MDPQRSEITTPEALGDDETAELSLRPQRLAEFIGQPKTKESLKIAIDAALSRKEPLDHVLLYGPPGLGKTTLGMLIAREMAVSIKLTSGPVLEKPADLVSTLTNLSEGDVLFIDEIHRLRPIIEEFLYPAMEDYRIDIRLSEGPHAQTITMPVPRFTLVGATTRFGLLTPPMRARFGIVQRLDYYPVDQLAFIVARTAEILGVRCTTEGAMEIAKRSRGTPRVANRLMRRVRDYAQVRADGVIDTPVADAALQMLDVDEYGLDEMDNRVLRSLIEQFGGGPVGLSTLAVAIGEDSGTLEEVYEPFLIQNGFLMRTPRGRVATTLAYRRLGFAPPVDSRDGPQSSLFEA is encoded by the coding sequence GTGGACCCGCAGCGCTCCGAGATCACCACCCCCGAGGCACTGGGCGACGACGAAACCGCGGAGCTCAGCCTGCGGCCGCAGCGGCTGGCGGAGTTCATCGGGCAGCCCAAGACCAAGGAGTCGCTGAAGATCGCCATCGACGCGGCGCTGAGCCGCAAGGAGCCGCTGGACCACGTGCTTCTGTACGGCCCGCCGGGGCTGGGCAAGACCACGCTGGGGATGCTGATCGCCCGCGAGATGGCCGTGAGCATCAAGCTCACCAGCGGCCCGGTGCTGGAGAAGCCGGCCGATCTGGTCAGCACGCTCACCAACCTGTCCGAGGGCGACGTGCTGTTCATCGACGAGATCCACCGGCTGCGCCCCATCATCGAGGAGTTCCTCTACCCCGCGATGGAGGACTACCGCATCGACATCCGCCTGTCCGAGGGTCCGCACGCGCAGACCATCACCATGCCGGTGCCGCGCTTCACGCTGGTCGGGGCGACGACGCGCTTCGGGCTGCTGACGCCGCCGATGCGGGCGCGCTTCGGGATCGTGCAGCGGCTGGACTACTACCCGGTGGACCAGCTGGCCTTCATCGTGGCCCGCACCGCCGAGATCCTGGGCGTCCGCTGCACGACGGAGGGGGCGATGGAGATCGCCAAGCGCTCGCGGGGAACGCCACGCGTGGCCAACCGCCTGATGCGCCGCGTGCGCGACTACGCCCAGGTGCGCGCCGACGGCGTCATCGACACGCCCGTGGCCGACGCCGCGCTGCAGATGCTGGACGTGGACGAGTACGGGCTGGACGAGATGGACAACCGGGTGCTGCGCTCGCTGATCGAGCAGTTCGGCGGAGGACCTGTCGGCCTGAGCACGCTGGCCGTGGCGATCGGGGAAGATTCGGGGACGCTGGAGGAGGTGTACGAGCCCTTCCTGATCCAGAACGGCTTCCTGATGCGCACGCCGCGCGGGCGCGTGGCCACCACGCTCGCCTACCGCCGCCTGGGCTTCGCGCCCCCGGTAGACAGCCGCGACGGCCCGCAGTCCAGCCTGTTCGAGGCGTGA
- the ruvC gene encoding crossover junction endodeoxyribonuclease RuvC, with protein MSTASPRSEPPATARTGRAGETVVLGVDPGTAVTGYGVVARQGDGAVLLLECGVIRTHPRAPLPERLRDIHEGLLEVISRAKPDVLAVESVFYAKNVRTSVVLGHARGVVLLAGALRGLKVAEYPPAEVKNAVVGAGAATKDQVGYMVQRLLRLKEPPKPHDAADGVAVALTHCFKGFGPAAKASAQIAAMKMLMTPPKLRP; from the coding sequence ATGTCGACAGCCTCGCCGAGGTCTGAACCACCCGCGACCGCGCGCACCGGGCGCGCGGGCGAAACCGTGGTGCTGGGGGTGGACCCCGGCACTGCGGTCACCGGCTACGGCGTCGTCGCGCGGCAGGGCGACGGCGCCGTTCTGCTGCTGGAGTGCGGCGTCATCCGCACCCACCCGCGCGCGCCGCTCCCCGAGCGCCTGCGCGATATCCACGAGGGGCTGCTGGAGGTCATCTCCCGCGCGAAGCCCGACGTGCTGGCGGTGGAAAGCGTGTTCTACGCCAAGAACGTCCGCACCTCGGTGGTGCTGGGCCACGCGCGCGGCGTCGTGCTCCTCGCGGGCGCGCTCCGCGGGCTCAAGGTGGCGGAGTATCCCCCCGCCGAGGTGAAGAACGCGGTGGTGGGCGCGGGCGCGGCCACCAAGGACCAGGTGGGCTACATGGTCCAGCGCCTCCTGCGCCTGAAGGAGCCGCCCAAGCCGCACGACGCGGCCGACGGCGTGGCGGTCGCCCTCACCCACTGCTTCAAGGGCTTCGGCCCCGCCGCGAAGGCCTCCGCGCAGATCGCGGCGATGAAGATGCTGATGACGCCTCCGAAGCTCCGCCCGTGA